A window from Engraulis encrasicolus isolate BLACKSEA-1 chromosome 11, IST_EnEncr_1.0, whole genome shotgun sequence encodes these proteins:
- the olfm1b gene encoding olfactomedin 1b isoform X2, protein MQPASKLPSLILLVLMGSELTQVLPANPEESWQVYSSAQDSEGRCVCTVVAPQQTMCSRDARTKQLRQLLEKVQNMTQSIQVLDQRTQRDLQYVVKMEDQLRGLETKFKQVEENHKQNIAKQYKAIKTKMAELRPLIPVLEEYKADAKLVLQFKEEVQNLTGVLGELQRELGAYDYDELHSRVNNLEERLRACVQKLACGKLVGIGEPITIKASGSRFGSWMTDPLAPEGDTRVWYMDGYHNNRFVREYRSMSDFMSTDNFTSHRLPHPWSGTGQVVYNNSIYFNKFQSHVIIKFDFRTSTISKSQRLDNAGFSNSYHYAWGGHSDIDLMVDEGGLWAVYATNQNAGNIVIAKLNPATLQIVRSWNTNHPKRSAGEAFMICGTLYVTNGYSGGTKVYYAYHTNSSTYEYIDIALQNKYSHISMLDYNPRDRALYAWNNGHQVLYNVTLFHVIGSEEL, encoded by the exons ATGCAGCCCGCGAGCAAGCTCCCGAGTCTCATCCTCCTCGTTCTGATGGGCAGCGAACTCACTCAA GTGTTGCCAGCCAACCCGGAGGAGTCGTGGCAGGTGTACAGCTCAGCCCAGGACAGCGAGGGCCGGTGCGTGTGTACGGTGGTGGCGCCGCAGCAGACCATGTGCTCCAGAGACGCCCGCACCAAGCAGCTCCGCCAGCTCCTGGAGAAG GTGCAGAACATGACCCAGTCCATCCAGGTCCTGGACCAGCGGACGCAGCGGGACCTGCAGTACGTGGTGAAGATGGAGGACCAGCTGCGAGGTCTGGAGACCAAGTTCAAACAGGTGGAGGAGAACCACAAGCAGAACATCGCCAAGCAATACAAG GCCATAAAGACGAAAATGGCGGAGCTTAGGCCTCTGATACCGGTGTTGGAGGAGTACAAGGCGGATGCCAAGTTGGTTTTGCAGTTTAAGGAGGAGGTGCAGAACCTGACGGGGGTGCTGGGCGAGCTGCAGCGGGAGCTGGGGGCCTATGACTACGACGAGCTGCACAGCCGCGTCAATAACCTAGAGGAGAGGCTGCGCGCCTGCGTGCAGAAATTAG CGTGCGGTAAGCTGGTGGGTATTGGTGAGCCCATCACCATTAAGGCCTCTGGCTCCCGCTTCGGCTCCTGGATGACCGACCCCCTTGCTCCTGAGGGAGACACACGG gTGTGGTACATGGACGGCTACCACAACAACCGCTTTGTGCGCGAGTACCGCTCCATGTCCGACTTCATGAGCACGGACAACTTCACGTCCCACCGCCTGCCGCACCCCTGGTCGGGCACGGGCCAGGTGGTCTACAACAACTCCATCTACTTCAACAAGTTCCAGAGCCACGTCATCATCAAGTTCGACTTCCGCACCTCCACCATCAGCAAGTCGCAGCGGCTGGACAACGCCGGCTTCAGCAACTCCTACCACTACGCCTGGGGCGGCCACTCGGACATCGACCTGATGGTGGACGAGGGCGGCCTGTGGGCCGTCTACGCCACCAACCAGAACGCCGGCAACATCGTCATCGCCAAGCTCAACCCCGCCACGCTGCAGATCGTGCGCTCCTGGAACACCAACCACCCCAAGCGCAGCGCCGGCGAGGCCTTCATGATCTGCGGCACGCTCTACGTCACCAACGGCTACTCTGGCGGAACCAAGGTCTACTACGCCTACCACACCAACTCCTCCACCTACGAGTACATCGACATCGCCTTGCAGAACAAGTACTCGCACATCTCCATGCTGGACTACAACCCGCGCGACCGCGCGCTATACGCCTGGAACAATGGCCACCAGGTGCTCTACAACGTCACGCTGTTCCACGTCATTGGCTCCGAGGAGCTGTAA
- the olfm1b gene encoding olfactomedin 1b isoform X1 — protein sequence MSVPLLKIGVVLSTMAMITNWMSQTLPSLVGLNTTKLTAAQGGYPDRSTGVLPANPEESWQVYSSAQDSEGRCVCTVVAPQQTMCSRDARTKQLRQLLEKVQNMTQSIQVLDQRTQRDLQYVVKMEDQLRGLETKFKQVEENHKQNIAKQYKAIKTKMAELRPLIPVLEEYKADAKLVLQFKEEVQNLTGVLGELQRELGAYDYDELHSRVNNLEERLRACVQKLACGKLVGIGEPITIKASGSRFGSWMTDPLAPEGDTRVWYMDGYHNNRFVREYRSMSDFMSTDNFTSHRLPHPWSGTGQVVYNNSIYFNKFQSHVIIKFDFRTSTISKSQRLDNAGFSNSYHYAWGGHSDIDLMVDEGGLWAVYATNQNAGNIVIAKLNPATLQIVRSWNTNHPKRSAGEAFMICGTLYVTNGYSGGTKVYYAYHTNSSTYEYIDIALQNKYSHISMLDYNPRDRALYAWNNGHQVLYNVTLFHVIGSEEL from the exons ATGTCGGTGCCTTTGCTGAAGATTGGAGTTGTGCTCAGCACCATGGCTATGATCACCAACTGGATGTCCCAAACGCTGCCTTCCCTAGTGGGGCTCAATACCACCAAGCTCACCGCGGCACAGGGAGGCTATCCGGACAGGAGTACTGGA GTGTTGCCAGCCAACCCGGAGGAGTCGTGGCAGGTGTACAGCTCAGCCCAGGACAGCGAGGGCCGGTGCGTGTGTACGGTGGTGGCGCCGCAGCAGACCATGTGCTCCAGAGACGCCCGCACCAAGCAGCTCCGCCAGCTCCTGGAGAAG GTGCAGAACATGACCCAGTCCATCCAGGTCCTGGACCAGCGGACGCAGCGGGACCTGCAGTACGTGGTGAAGATGGAGGACCAGCTGCGAGGTCTGGAGACCAAGTTCAAACAGGTGGAGGAGAACCACAAGCAGAACATCGCCAAGCAATACAAG GCCATAAAGACGAAAATGGCGGAGCTTAGGCCTCTGATACCGGTGTTGGAGGAGTACAAGGCGGATGCCAAGTTGGTTTTGCAGTTTAAGGAGGAGGTGCAGAACCTGACGGGGGTGCTGGGCGAGCTGCAGCGGGAGCTGGGGGCCTATGACTACGACGAGCTGCACAGCCGCGTCAATAACCTAGAGGAGAGGCTGCGCGCCTGCGTGCAGAAATTAG CGTGCGGTAAGCTGGTGGGTATTGGTGAGCCCATCACCATTAAGGCCTCTGGCTCCCGCTTCGGCTCCTGGATGACCGACCCCCTTGCTCCTGAGGGAGACACACGG gTGTGGTACATGGACGGCTACCACAACAACCGCTTTGTGCGCGAGTACCGCTCCATGTCCGACTTCATGAGCACGGACAACTTCACGTCCCACCGCCTGCCGCACCCCTGGTCGGGCACGGGCCAGGTGGTCTACAACAACTCCATCTACTTCAACAAGTTCCAGAGCCACGTCATCATCAAGTTCGACTTCCGCACCTCCACCATCAGCAAGTCGCAGCGGCTGGACAACGCCGGCTTCAGCAACTCCTACCACTACGCCTGGGGCGGCCACTCGGACATCGACCTGATGGTGGACGAGGGCGGCCTGTGGGCCGTCTACGCCACCAACCAGAACGCCGGCAACATCGTCATCGCCAAGCTCAACCCCGCCACGCTGCAGATCGTGCGCTCCTGGAACACCAACCACCCCAAGCGCAGCGCCGGCGAGGCCTTCATGATCTGCGGCACGCTCTACGTCACCAACGGCTACTCTGGCGGAACCAAGGTCTACTACGCCTACCACACCAACTCCTCCACCTACGAGTACATCGACATCGCCTTGCAGAACAAGTACTCGCACATCTCCATGCTGGACTACAACCCGCGCGACCGCGCGCTATACGCCTGGAACAATGGCCACCAGGTGCTCTACAACGTCACGCTGTTCCACGTCATTGGCTCCGAGGAGCTGTAA